From Riemerella anatipestifer ATCC 11845 = DSM 15868, a single genomic window includes:
- a CDS encoding thymidylate synthase: MQNYLDLLQHILDHGTDKTDRTGTGTRSVFGYQLRYDLSKGFPLVTTKKVHLKSIIYELLWFLKGDTNIKYLNDNGVSIWDEWADDNGNLGPVYGAQWRSWKGANGKVIDQISEVIHQIKTNPDSRRLIVSAWNAAEIPNMALAPCHALFQFYVADGRLSLQLYQRSADVFLGVPFNIASYALLTMMVAQVCGLQVGEYIHSFGDVHIYNNHFEQVQKQLSREPRPLPTMKLNPSVKDLFDFKFEDFTLENYHPHSGIKAPVAV; encoded by the coding sequence ATGCAAAACTATCTAGACTTACTTCAACATATACTAGACCACGGGACAGACAAAACCGACAGAACAGGCACAGGTACAAGGAGTGTCTTTGGCTATCAACTTAGATACGACCTTTCTAAGGGCTTCCCACTAGTTACTACAAAAAAGGTACACCTCAAATCTATTATTTACGAACTCCTTTGGTTTCTAAAAGGAGATACTAATATTAAATATCTTAACGATAATGGCGTAAGCATTTGGGACGAATGGGCAGACGATAATGGCAATTTAGGTCCCGTCTATGGTGCCCAATGGCGAAGCTGGAAGGGTGCTAATGGTAAAGTTATAGACCAAATTTCGGAGGTTATACACCAAATTAAAACTAATCCTGATAGCAGAAGACTCATTGTATCTGCGTGGAATGCTGCCGAAATCCCTAATATGGCACTAGCACCTTGCCACGCTTTGTTTCAGTTTTATGTTGCTGATGGTAGGTTATCACTACAACTTTATCAAAGGAGTGCCGATGTTTTTCTAGGTGTTCCTTTCAATATTGCTAGCTATGCATTGCTGACTATGATGGTAGCCCAAGTATGTGGCTTACAAGTAGGTGAGTACATTCACTCGTTTGGAGATGTGCATATTTATAACAATCATTTTGAGCAAGTACAAAAACAACTCTCCAGAGAGCCTAGACCGCTTCCTACTATGAAACTAAACCCTAGCGTAAAAGACCTTTTTGACTTTAAATTTGAGGATTTTACACTAGAAAATTATCACCCACATTCGGGCATTAAAGCACCTGTTGCCGTATAA
- a CDS encoding M1 family metallopeptidase, translating into MKKIIITALALGCIISTQYSFAQTETSGRETVYRATHTKTTELKHTKLKVSFDFEKEQLHGEEWLTASPYFYPSDSLVLNAKAMLIHEVALDKNGSKAPLKYSYKDDILHISLDKTYQKNQDYTVYIKYTSRPNEVKQKGSKAINDAKGLYFINAQGKDPDKPTQVWTQGETESNSAWFPTIDKPNQKTTQEIYMTVPDKFVTLSNGLLKSSTKEANNLRTDHWVMDKKHAPYLFFMGVGEYAVIKDKWRNIPVDYYVEKEYADYAKQIFGNTPEMMEFFSKKLGYDYPWAKYAQLVGRDFVSGAMENTTAVIHAENAQQKPGDLIDDNRWESTIAHELFHHWFGDLVTTESWSNLTVNESFANYSEYLWEEYKYGKDAADYHLNNNSSRYIHNPSDFNKDLVRFDYESREDMFDLVSYNKGGAILHMLRNYLGDDAFFAGVTDYLKTHEYGTGEAHQLRLSFEKISGKDLNWFFNQWYFNSGNPKLNIQYSYEPVKKEVTVSVVQNQEKPFQFPLTIDLHEGNSVKRQDVWVNAKAENDFTFSVNKNPDLINVDPAGVLLAEINNSKTPEQLYLQYTKSKEYKSRYLALKGASETATYPESVKTIVAALKDDFFRLRIQALNALDLSNPAHAKVALAEVEKIANNDPKTLVRAAAILALSKTKNKKYLPLYEKNIDVVSNSIKGSALAAIAQTEPERVKSLADKIDLSGASEELITTLLPTIVKNKIESQMPHIGGLVAFYPFLKFQNPELGSVAEEGFNWIMTSDNLKATESITKILGQAKSEIPDNPQVKMMIIQMLQNGVSKKMELLKAQPSSDSLHKQIDKINKIIELYKN; encoded by the coding sequence ATGAAAAAAATTATCATCACCGCTTTAGCTTTAGGCTGTATTATTTCTACCCAATACAGTTTCGCTCAAACCGAAACTTCTGGAAGAGAAACCGTCTATCGTGCTACACATACTAAAACTACCGAACTTAAACATACCAAACTAAAAGTAAGTTTTGACTTTGAAAAAGAGCAGCTTCACGGAGAAGAATGGCTTACTGCTTCGCCTTATTTCTATCCATCGGACTCTTTAGTTCTTAATGCTAAAGCAATGCTCATACACGAAGTGGCTTTAGATAAAAATGGAAGCAAAGCTCCTCTAAAATACAGTTACAAAGACGATATTCTGCACATTTCTTTAGATAAAACTTATCAGAAAAATCAAGATTATACAGTTTATATTAAATATACCTCCAGACCTAACGAGGTAAAACAAAAAGGAAGTAAAGCTATAAATGATGCTAAGGGTCTTTACTTCATCAATGCTCAAGGCAAAGACCCTGACAAACCTACTCAAGTGTGGACTCAAGGAGAAACCGAATCTAATTCGGCTTGGTTCCCTACTATTGATAAGCCTAATCAAAAAACTACTCAGGAAATTTATATGACCGTTCCTGATAAATTTGTTACTCTTTCTAATGGGCTTCTAAAATCTTCCACCAAAGAGGCTAATAATCTAAGAACTGACCATTGGGTTATGGACAAAAAACACGCTCCGTACCTCTTCTTTATGGGCGTTGGAGAATATGCCGTAATTAAGGATAAATGGAGAAATATTCCTGTGGATTACTATGTAGAGAAAGAATATGCAGATTACGCCAAACAAATCTTTGGAAATACACCTGAAATGATGGAATTTTTCTCCAAAAAGCTAGGCTACGATTATCCTTGGGCAAAATACGCCCAACTAGTGGGGAGAGATTTTGTAAGTGGCGCAATGGAGAACACTACCGCCGTTATCCACGCCGAAAACGCTCAGCAAAAACCAGGAGATTTGATAGACGACAACCGTTGGGAAAGCACTATCGCACACGAGCTGTTCCACCATTGGTTTGGAGATTTGGTAACCACAGAAAGCTGGAGTAATCTTACTGTAAATGAAAGTTTTGCTAACTATTCTGAATACCTTTGGGAAGAATATAAGTACGGAAAAGATGCCGCAGATTATCACCTCAATAATAATAGTAGCAGATATATACACAACCCTTCCGACTTCAACAAAGACCTTGTAAGGTTTGATTACGAAAGCAGAGAAGATATGTTTGATTTAGTATCCTACAACAAAGGAGGAGCTATCCTACATATGTTAAGAAATTATTTAGGAGACGATGCCTTCTTTGCAGGTGTAACAGATTATCTCAAAACTCATGAGTACGGCACTGGGGAAGCTCACCAGTTAAGACTTTCGTTTGAAAAAATTTCTGGTAAAGACTTAAATTGGTTCTTCAACCAATGGTACTTTAATAGTGGAAATCCAAAATTAAACATACAATACAGCTACGAGCCTGTAAAAAAAGAAGTAACAGTATCTGTTGTACAAAATCAAGAAAAGCCATTTCAATTCCCCCTTACTATAGATTTACACGAAGGAAACTCTGTAAAACGCCAAGATGTATGGGTAAATGCAAAAGCTGAAAATGATTTTACTTTTAGTGTGAATAAAAATCCTGATTTAATAAATGTAGATCCTGCTGGAGTTCTTTTAGCTGAAATAAACAACAGTAAAACTCCCGAACAACTCTACTTACAATACACTAAGTCTAAAGAATACAAAAGCAGATATTTAGCACTAAAAGGGGCTTCAGAAACTGCGACTTACCCTGAATCAGTAAAAACAATAGTAGCCGCACTAAAAGATGATTTTTTTAGATTGAGAATCCAGGCGCTTAATGCTTTAGATTTATCTAACCCTGCACACGCAAAGGTAGCATTAGCTGAAGTTGAAAAAATCGCTAACAATGATCCTAAAACTTTAGTAAGAGCAGCCGCAATATTAGCTTTATCTAAAACAAAAAACAAAAAATATCTACCTCTATATGAAAAGAATATTGATGTAGTATCTAACTCCATTAAAGGAAGTGCATTGGCTGCCATTGCACAAACCGAGCCTGAGCGCGTTAAAAGTCTAGCAGACAAAATAGACCTTTCTGGTGCTTCAGAGGAATTAATTACCACATTACTACCTACCATCGTTAAAAACAAGATAGAATCTCAGATGCCACACATAGGTGGATTGGTCGCTTTTTATCCTTTCTTAAAATTTCAAAATCCTGAGTTAGGTAGTGTAGCAGAAGAAGGGTTCAACTGGATTATGACTTCTGATAATTTAAAAGCCACAGAATCTATCACCAAAATTTTAGGTCAAGCCAAGTCTGAGATTCCTGACAATCCTCAAGTTAAAATGATGATTATACAAATGCTTCAAAACGGAGTTTCCAAAAAAATGGAACTGCTAAAAGCTCAACCTAGTAGTGATAGTCTTCATAAACAAATAGACAAAATAAATAAAATCATTGAGCTTTATAAAAACTAA
- the sucD gene encoding succinate--CoA ligase subunit alpha, whose protein sequence is MSVLVNKDSRVIVQGFTGNEGTFHAGQMIDYGTNVVGGVTPGKGGTEHLGKPVFNTVADAVEKADANVSIIFVPPAFAADAIMEAADAGIKVIVCITEGIPVADMTKVKNYIADKDCRLIGPNCPGIITSDEAKIGIMPGFVFKKGKVGIVSKSGTLTYEAADQVVRAGYGISTAIGIGGDPIIGTTTKEALEMFINDPETEAVVMIGEIGGNLEAEAAKWYKASGSKKPVVGFIAGQTAPKGRTMGHAGAIVGGAEDTAQAKMAIMRENGINVVDSPADIGVTIAKVLG, encoded by the coding sequence ATGTCAGTATTAGTTAACAAAGATTCTAGAGTAATAGTACAAGGGTTTACAGGAAACGAAGGAACTTTCCATGCAGGTCAAATGATAGACTACGGAACAAATGTAGTGGGAGGTGTAACTCCAGGAAAAGGAGGTACAGAGCATTTAGGTAAGCCTGTATTTAATACCGTAGCAGACGCTGTGGAAAAAGCAGATGCTAATGTAAGTATCATTTTTGTACCACCAGCATTTGCTGCAGATGCTATTATGGAAGCTGCAGATGCAGGGATTAAAGTGATTGTTTGTATCACGGAAGGAATCCCAGTAGCTGATATGACTAAAGTGAAAAATTATATTGCAGATAAAGATTGCCGTCTAATTGGACCTAACTGTCCAGGTATCATCACTTCTGATGAAGCTAAGATTGGTATTATGCCGGGATTTGTATTCAAGAAAGGTAAAGTAGGTATTGTATCTAAATCAGGAACACTTACTTATGAAGCAGCAGACCAAGTGGTAAGAGCAGGTTATGGTATTTCTACGGCAATAGGTATTGGTGGAGACCCTATCATTGGAACTACTACTAAAGAGGCTTTAGAAATGTTTATTAACGACCCAGAAACTGAAGCTGTGGTAATGATTGGTGAGATTGGTGGTAACCTTGAAGCGGAAGCTGCTAAATGGTATAAAGCTAGTGGTTCTAAGAAGCCAGTAGTTGGTTTTATTGCGGGGCAAACAGCACCTAAAGGAAGAACTATGGGACACGCTGGTGCTATTGTAGGTGGTGCTGAAGATACTGCTCAAGCAAAAATGGCTATCATGAGAGAAAACGGAATTAATGTGGTAGATTCTCCAGCTGATATAGGAGTTACTATTGCAAAGGTTTTAGGGTAG